GGCCTTTCTGGCTACGCTATGTATTAGTACCGGGATATAGTGATTTTGAGGAAGACATTCGCAGTTTAGGCGAACATCTCGGCCAATATAAAAGTATACAGCGGGTAGAAATTCTTCCTTATCATCGTCTGGGCGTGCACAAGTACGAAGCTATGGAATGGGATTACCAATTGAAAGAGGTAAAAGAAAACACTCCCGAACAACTAGAACGTGCAGAAAAGCTATTTAAGGAATACTTCGAAACGGTGATGGTAAACTAAGAGAAATAAAAGAGTGATAAGGTGATAGAGTGATATAGTAGCTGCGCTGTATGTCACAGAGCATTATCACCCTATTACTTTATCACTCTATTACTCTATCACCCTACCACTCTTTATTCATACTGATTAGTAAGTCAGACGGATACCTGCCTGCAACGTAAAGTTCGTCGGATTTTCCTTTCGTATAGTCTCTATCGGAGAGCCATCGTCAAAGAAATAGGAAACACCTGGCTCTACATATATGCCCACTCTGTTACTAATATTATATTGGGCACCTACCGCACCCATTACCGAAAGTTGCACAGGCTTCACTGTTTCCTTTTCACTTCCTACCTTACCATAAACACACTTCTCTATTGCACCACCGGCAGATACATACACCGTGAAACGTTTATCATTAACGAAACTCCAGTTCGCACGCACCGGAATACCGATATAGTGCAGTTTCTGATCTGTCTTTTCCGAACTGTTTTCGTAAGTTATCTCAGATGACAGCATCGTATAAGTCACACCGGTTTCCACCGAGAAGTTTTTCGGCAATGCTTTCCGCACCGATACACCGAAACTGAGCGGTTGCTTATGCTTGATATCCTTAACCTGACGCAAATTTTTCCGCAAATAAGGCACACCACCTTCAAAAACAAGTTCCTGGCCGTCAGGAATATTCAGAATACCGTTAGATACATCCGGCAAGTCTAACTTATCACTAAACATCGGACCGGAGCTAGGATCGGCCTGCATATCATTTCCCATTGTATTCATGGCAAGTGCTCCTGTATTTCCAACAGACATACCAATCGCCCAACCTTTATTTTTCGTAGAAGATTTCTTTTCGGTCGGCAAATGCAGTTTGTCTCTGCTGGAAGGACGGTATACCTCGCGCTCCTTTCCTTTAGAAGTTGAAGAAGAGTTTGATGGAACGACATCGTCTCCATTCGCCTTTTCTGTGAGCACTTCAGTGTCCTTTTCCTGTATCTGTGCACCCATTTCCGATATATTCTTTTCTGTTTCCAAATGTTGTGCCACAAGAGCTTGACGAGAGCTTTCCTGCTCAATCACCCTTCTGATAACAAACTCCGGTTCTTCTCCCTGCACATCCGGCTCTGCAGGTGCAGGCAGCGCATCAGGTATAGCTGCTAAAGCCGGTTCGGCCGCACGACGCACATCGTCCACTACCGGACTTTGCAGCAACCAAAGACTGACGGACGACACAGCCACCAGCGCAACCGCCGCAGCCGTCATCGCCCAACGGCGGAACAGAATCTTTTTCTTTGTCCCGACAACAGACATGGGTGCAGAAGTCGGCAACGCCTTCTCCAATCGCTCCCAGCCGGCATCAGGTAGCGGCTCGGAGTAATCATCCAACCGTTCCTTTATCTTTTTCAACCACAATTCATCATCTTTCATCATACGTCCTTTCCTTTAAGCATTGTTTTTCATCCACTCCCGCACTTTAGTAGCCAAAGTAGCTTTGGCACGCGTCAGCTGCGAAGCTGATGATTTCTCATTAATTCCCAGCATCTGGGCAATTTCCCTATGAGATTTATCTTCAAATATATACAAGTTGAATACGGTGCGATAACCAACAGGCAATTCACTGATAAACTGCATCAGCACCTTCTGAGGAATAGTATCCACTGTCGAAGCATCAGGTTCTTCGTACGTTTCGGGTACGTTATCCAATCCTTCCGACTGGTTTATTACATCATTCTTGCGCAAGTATTGCAGCGCCGTATTCACCATAACACGCTCCATCCACGCCCGCAAGGAACCATCACCCCGCCAAGTGAATTTATCAAAAGAATCGAAAAGTTTCAGGAAACCGTCGTGCATCAGGTCTTCTGCCGTTTCACGGTCGCCCGCATAACGGAGGCACACGCTGAGCATTCGCCCAGCATAGCGCTCGTACAGTTCTTTCCTGGCAAGGTTATCCCCTTGCCTGCATCGTCCTGCCAGTTCCTGTTCTTCCATTCTTTCCTTTGACACGCGTTTACCTTATAAATGCAGCAAAGATAGAAATACTGCACGTAGCGAACAAGAAATTAATTCTTTTGTTTCTTTAACAGTCAGACGTGCAGTATTTCCCCTCATCACGCATTTTTAAAATACATGGGAAAAATAAGATTAACTCCAAAAACATGCAATTGATGAAAAAGCTGAGATTTTATTCGGTAATACTTCTGCTTACGTTTTTAGCAGTATCGATGTTACAGTCTTGTCTGAGTGATGCTGATGACACTTCTAATGGTACTCTTTTTACAATCGGTACCATAAAGGTTATTGAAGATAAGGAATACTATTTTAATCTAGATGACGGTGAAAAGATGTATCCCAGCGATACAACATATATACATAATTATACTGTAAATGACGACCAACGCGTCTTCATTCATTTTCTTCCATTGGAAGAAAGTATTCCGGGATATAAGTATAACGTAAAACTGATTCAGATAGAAGACATTCTGACAAAGGATATCATTCCGCTGACTGAGGAGACTGCCGACAGTATTGGTAATGATCATATTAATGTCGTCGAGTTGTGGATTACAGGAAATTATCTAAACATAGAACATCAATTCTTCCACAACAATAATAGCAGTAAAAAACACATGTTGAATCTGGTCATCAATCAAACAGAGCAAGCATCTGCCTCGGAAGATGATTATCTCACATTGGAGTTCCGCCACAATGCTTATGATGATGAGCCACGCACACTGGGTTGGGGAGTTGTATCATTCAGATTGAAAGAGATAGCCAATCAACTGGTGGGAAAGAAAGGATTAAAAATTATCGTGAATACGATTTACGATGGAAAACAAACTTATACGGTGGACTTGAAAAAATAACAGATCAAGTTAAACGAAAAGATATCAACCTAAACTATGACCTATTGAAGACGAAGAGGGTACATCCACTTTAGGAATGTACCCTCTTTTACATTTATAGCTGTACCAGGATACGGAATACCTTTCCCGGATTAGCTACCCACTCCGTCATTGCTTCCAATGCATTTTCGGGTACTGCAACTTTCGTTATTAATTCTTCTACCGGACAAGTACCTGCCTTCATATAGTTAATTACCGCGCGGAAATCGGCCGGCAACGCATTTCTGGAGCCTCGTATATCCAATTCTTTCTGAACAAAATACTTGGTCTGAAAAGCGACTTCACTTTTTGCATAGCCAATGCAGACTACACGGCCTGAGAAAGCTACTTCATCGACAGCCATTACATAAGTCACAGGACTACCGACTGCTTCAATCACAACATCAGCCCCAAAGCCTTCCGTAATTTCTTGTATCCGGCTATGTATATTTTCTGTCTTAGAATTTACTGTATAAGAGGCTCCCATTCTCCGAGCCAACTCCAACTTCTCATCATCCAGATCCACAGCAATAACAACGGCACCTCTAAGCGCAGCACGTACAATAGCACCTATACCAATCATACCACACCCGATGACCATCACATATTCATTATCAATCACCTGACCGCGTGAGACAGCATGAAATCCCACACTCATCGGCTCAATCAGAGCACAATCACGAGGAGAGATGTCACCTGCCGGAATTATTTTAGTCCAAGGCAATACAGCATACTCACACATCACACCATTTCGCTGCACTCCCAATGTTTCATTATGTTCGCAGGCATTGACACGACCATTACGGCACGAAGCACACTTACCACAATTAGTATATGGATTCAGAGTCACATTCATTCCTTTCTCGAAACCAGCCGGAACATCCGGACCTATTTCTTCAATTATCGCGCCCACTTCATGTCCCGGCACTACAGGTAATTTCACCATCGGATTACGTCCCAGGAAGGTGTTCAAATCAGAACCACAAAAACCTACATATTTAATTCTCACCAACACCTCACCGGCACCAACCACCGGTTTTTCAAGTTCAACCACCTTCATTTCAGAGGGATTGACTATTTGAACTGCTTTCATTTTATATATTTGAAATTAATTGTTTAATCAATAACTTTATAACCTTTCCAGCCATAGTAGGCACAGAAAATAAAGCAAATCATCGGCACACAGTAAGCTGCATAATAGATATGCTCATTGGCATGCATGAAATAAGCCGTCAGTTGAGGGAGACATGCATTGCCGACAATAGCCATCACGAGAAAAGCCGAACCACTTTTTGTCTGGTCGCCCAATCCCTTCAAAGCCAGAGAGAACTGTGTGGGATACATAATAGACATGAAGAAAGAGATAGCCAGCATAGCATATAATCCTACCATACCTCCCCAAACCATTACCACTCCGCACAAAAGAATATTCATTAAGGAATAAACCAATAACATATCCTGTGGACGGAACTTCACCATCAATCCTGTACCAATCCAGCGTCCTACAAGGAAAGCAAGCATATAAAGTCCGAAGAAAGTTGTTGCGGTTTCTTCCAGAAGTCCTGCATAAGAACAGCAATAGACAAGAAACAAACTATTAATCGCCGTCTGTCCGCCATTATAAAAGAACTGCGCAATTACCCCCCAACGCAAGTGTGAATGTTTCAGCACACCAAAATCAATCAGCTTTTCTTTCTTTGAACCTGAAGAAGGAGTTTTACTTTCATCTCCTATCTGTGGCAATTTAGAAAATACGAATACCACAGCTATGATAATCAGCAATAAAGCCAGCATCAGATAAGGAAACTTCATGGCATCCGTCTCTACCTGTATATAAGCCTGCCAGCCACCCGGATAATCTACAGGCAATGTATCACGTGTATAATGCGTGCCGCTCAGAATCAGTTTACTCAGAAACATAGCAGAAATAAAGGCTCCGAGTCCGTTGAAAGATTGCGCCAGGTTTAGCCGTCGCGGTGCTGTTTCGGGCGCACCCAAAACGGTAACATACGGATTGGCAGCAGTCTCCAGAAAACACATACCGGTAGCAATGATAAAGAATATGCAGAGGTAGGCCCAATAGGCTTTCAGCATGGCAGCCGGAAAAAAGAGCAAACCTCCCAATGCCGCCAACAATAAACCGAAAATAATGCCCGCTTTGTAGCTATAACGCTTCATGAACATAGCTATCGGGATCGGAAAAATGAAATAAGCAAGCCAATAGGCAGTTTCTGTAAATGACGCCTCAAAGGTGTTTAGTTCACAAGTTTTCATCAACTGCCGTATCATTGTAGGGAGCAGATTACTGCTAATTGCCCAAAGGAAAAAAAGGCAGAAGACCAGGGTCAAAGGTATCGTATAAGTATTTTTTTTCATGGTATTATTATCTTCTTATTCAGACATGTTTTTGATATATGGCAATATGGGAAGATCAGTAAATCCATAGAATTTCCGGGCATTCTCTCCGAGGAATAGCCTTTTCTCATCTTCCTGCAAATCGGGTGATTTCACTATAAAATCATATGACATCTTGTAAGTGATTGCGGTAATGGTACGCGGGTAATCCGATCCCCACATCAGTTTCTCCATCCCGACCAGTCCGGCAGCTTCCCGTATAGCTTTTACTGCTCCCCTAAAGGGATAGAATTCATCATTGAAAAGCCAGGTGATTCCTCCGGATTCAATCATCACATTGGGATGAAGGGCTAACCGTATCTGTTCTTTCCAATCCGGACGCGTCACCATTCCGAAATGCCCGATAGCAATTCTCAGCCGGGGACATTCCTGAATGACCTCCTGCATCTCGGGAATTTGCGTTGCTCCGTCCGCCAAGTCAATAGAAAGCATCACATCCCGTTCTTCCATATAATGGAACATCTGCATCATTTCTTCACTATTCAGCATCACCCGCCCTTCTCTAAGCAACAGACGTTGAGCCGGGATCTTAATAGCTTTAAAACCTGTTGCTATCAGTTCTTTGGCCTGTGCCAGAAACCCGGGCTTACGGAACTCACACATTCCGCAAACAAAGAAACGACCGGGATAACGGGAAACAACCTCTGCCAGATATTCATTCTGAATACCGTCTATAAATTCTTGCGTAATGACGGCAGCAGATACTTGCGCATAGTCCATGTTCGACAGGAAAACTTCTGCACTGTTCACCCCGTCCACCATAAAGGGAGGAACCATCTGACGGATTTCTCCCATAAACAACGAACGTCCGTTATCCAGCGTACAAATGGGTAGGTCATCTACCACTGTATCTTGCCGTAACCATAAATGAGCATGCGCATCAATTATTGTATAGTCCATATAGACAGCTATTTTTTTTAAGAGTTAGCCCAACTTACACGTTGCTGTTCTCCAATAATCTCCCGTACTTCACGTACCAATTCCCAGTCAATCGGTTCTTCTATAAAGGATACGTTCTTCTTTACATTCAGCGGATTAGCCGTACTGAACAAAGTGGTCGCAATTCGTGGATTACTTACAGAAAATTGCATAGCCAGTTTTTCTATAGGATAGTTCTTTGCCTTACAGTGTTCCATTGCTTTACGACAAGCCTCCACCAGTGATTCAGGAGCCGGATGCCATTCAGGAACGCCACGCTCGCTCAATAATCCCATTGAAAGCGGAGAAGCGTTGATCACTCCTATTCCTTTCGACTCAAAATAATCGAGAAAATCAATCAGTTTATCATCGCACAAACAATAATGGCAGAAATTAAGGATCGATT
The nucleotide sequence above comes from Bacteroides intestinalis DSM 17393. Encoded proteins:
- a CDS encoding porin family protein codes for the protein MMKDDELWLKKIKERLDDYSEPLPDAGWERLEKALPTSAPMSVVGTKKKILFRRWAMTAAAVALVAVSSVSLWLLQSPVVDDVRRAAEPALAAIPDALPAPAEPDVQGEEPEFVIRRVIEQESSRQALVAQHLETEKNISEMGAQIQEKDTEVLTEKANGDDVVPSNSSSTSKGKEREVYRPSSRDKLHLPTEKKSSTKNKGWAIGMSVGNTGALAMNTMGNDMQADPSSGPMFSDKLDLPDVSNGILNIPDGQELVFEGGVPYLRKNLRQVKDIKHKQPLSFGVSVRKALPKNFSVETGVTYTMLSSEITYENSSEKTDQKLHYIGIPVRANWSFVNDKRFTVYVSAGGAIEKCVYGKVGSEKETVKPVQLSVMGAVGAQYNISNRVGIYVEPGVSYFFDDGSPIETIRKENPTNFTLQAGIRLTY
- a CDS encoding RNA polymerase sigma factor, whose product is MEEQELAGRCRQGDNLARKELYERYAGRMLSVCLRYAGDRETAEDLMHDGFLKLFDSFDKFTWRGDGSLRAWMERVMVNTALQYLRKNDVINQSEGLDNVPETYEEPDASTVDTIPQKVLMQFISELPVGYRTVFNLYIFEDKSHREIAQMLGINEKSSASQLTRAKATLATKVREWMKNNA
- a CDS encoding NigD1/NigD2 family lipoprotein, whose amino-acid sequence is MKKLRFYSVILLLTFLAVSMLQSCLSDADDTSNGTLFTIGTIKVIEDKEYYFNLDDGEKMYPSDTTYIHNYTVNDDQRVFIHFLPLEESIPGYKYNVKLIQIEDILTKDIIPLTEETADSIGNDHINVVELWITGNYLNIEHQFFHNNNSSKKHMLNLVINQTEQASASEDDYLTLEFRHNAYDDEPRTLGWGVVSFRLKEIANQLVGKKGLKIIVNTIYDGKQTYTVDLKK
- a CDS encoding zinc-binding alcohol dehydrogenase family protein produces the protein MKAVQIVNPSEMKVVELEKPVVGAGEVLVRIKYVGFCGSDLNTFLGRNPMVKLPVVPGHEVGAIIEEIGPDVPAGFEKGMNVTLNPYTNCGKCASCRNGRVNACEHNETLGVQRNGVMCEYAVLPWTKIIPAGDISPRDCALIEPMSVGFHAVSRGQVIDNEYVMVIGCGMIGIGAIVRAALRGAVVIAVDLDDEKLELARRMGASYTVNSKTENIHSRIQEITEGFGADVVIEAVGSPVTYVMAVDEVAFSGRVVCIGYAKSEVAFQTKYFVQKELDIRGSRNALPADFRAVINYMKAGTCPVEELITKVAVPENALEAMTEWVANPGKVFRILVQL
- the fucP gene encoding L-fucose:H+ symporter permease is translated as MKKNTYTIPLTLVFCLFFLWAISSNLLPTMIRQLMKTCELNTFEASFTETAYWLAYFIFPIPIAMFMKRYSYKAGIIFGLLLAALGGLLFFPAAMLKAYWAYLCIFFIIATGMCFLETAANPYVTVLGAPETAPRRLNLAQSFNGLGAFISAMFLSKLILSGTHYTRDTLPVDYPGGWQAYIQVETDAMKFPYLMLALLLIIIAVVFVFSKLPQIGDESKTPSSGSKKEKLIDFGVLKHSHLRWGVIAQFFYNGGQTAINSLFLVYCCSYAGLLEETATTFFGLYMLAFLVGRWIGTGLMVKFRPQDMLLVYSLMNILLCGVVMVWGGMVGLYAMLAISFFMSIMYPTQFSLALKGLGDQTKSGSAFLVMAIVGNACLPQLTAYFMHANEHIYYAAYCVPMICFIFCAYYGWKGYKVID
- a CDS encoding amidohydrolase family protein — translated: MDYTIIDAHAHLWLRQDTVVDDLPICTLDNGRSLFMGEIRQMVPPFMVDGVNSAEVFLSNMDYAQVSAAVITQEFIDGIQNEYLAEVVSRYPGRFFVCGMCEFRKPGFLAQAKELIATGFKAIKIPAQRLLLREGRVMLNSEEMMQMFHYMEERDVMLSIDLADGATQIPEMQEVIQECPRLRIAIGHFGMVTRPDWKEQIRLALHPNVMIESGGITWLFNDEFYPFRGAVKAIREAAGLVGMEKLMWGSDYPRTITAITYKMSYDFIVKSPDLQEDEKRLFLGENARKFYGFTDLPILPYIKNMSE